Proteins encoded in a region of the Mucispirillum schaedleri ASF457 genome:
- a CDS encoding N-acetyltransferase has product MSDFEQRTEEYGTAILKLVRVKEASGSNTRLFGNIVFSMKHYKENDSEMMLVRIIPVSSSSIRPIKSISGNASDQLSINKMYALVNHRSNSIEFGPTQGLFLDKNLRNRGIGTFAFNELIVWLRENFQEYSITPFDFVTGDNMEDDEREIRNKFLENFGFTLGFTDITQRNGTMKAKKPSLLKSYTNNEKLEEVDIEKFFFNLLNERNKLEKEYNELKVEYAARGEELLGGMPKGDLIKYTVIGSIAVLVIMLLLIL; this is encoded by the coding sequence ATGAGTGATTTTGAACAGAGAACTGAGGAATATGGAACAGCAATACTAAAACTTGTTAGAGTAAAAGAAGCATCAGGCTCAAATACTAGACTATTTGGAAATATTGTATTTTCAATGAAGCATTATAAAGAAAACGACAGCGAAATGATGCTTGTTAGAATAATACCAGTATCTAGTAGTTCTATAAGACCTATAAAAAGTATCTCTGGTAATGCATCTGACCAGTTATCTATTAATAAAATGTATGCACTTGTAAACCACAGAAGCAACTCTATAGAATTTGGACCAACTCAAGGTTTATTTCTTGATAAAAATCTTAGAAATAGAGGAATAGGAACATTTGCTTTTAATGAACTTATAGTATGGCTTAGAGAAAACTTTCAAGAATATTCTATCACTCCTTTTGATTTTGTTACAGGGGATAATATGGAAGATGATGAAAGAGAAATACGAAACAAATTTCTAGAAAATTTTGGATTTACTCTTGGCTTTACTGATATAACCCAAAGAAATGGAACAATGAAAGCTAAAAAGCCTTCTCTTTTAAAATCTTACACTAATAATGAAAAATTAGAAGAAGTAGATATTGAGAAATTCTTTTTTAACCTGCTTAATGAAAGAAATAAACTGGAAAAAGAATATAATGAATTAAAAGTAGAATATGCTGCCCGCGGTGAAGAACTTTTAGGCGGTATGCCAAAAGGTGACTTAATAAAATATACTGTTATAGGTTCAATTGCTGTTCTTGTTATTATGCTTCTGCTGATACTATAG
- a CDS encoding sensor histidine kinase, with protein sequence MTIFDKFKTNLLNFIKFLTSPSYGDVKVKLRRYLIYFLIVVVINIIAGKNITHLGYPLSSNISMFLLLNINIILVIVLLLLIFRNLVKILSEQRGTLKIKLLIFSLVVTIFPVTIIFIYSSQLLNDSINKWFANQVSGIVNKSGVLVNDFRHYEQQELNNYLNYFQSLLTEKKLFSSHKIKSYSNDICRYVYNNIFTSIIVFDKDNNIILNCNNSYDTYLLEKLLTHRQELERDKYIYGYQDIARGIHWAGSYTDNQFEQQGGILILKYTSPLLYNDLGAIQKDLNTYNQNLYFAYPIKNSSIMQLLQISLLLLFSSIWISMLFARSITKPIEELAKASQKISSGNFDVTVKEYAGGEIGDLVTAFNSMTAQMKTYTTELYSKNIVLSEMFEQISRDNMYIDAIFKNVDSSIILVSNDFQILKSNIKADIFIGDNRAAFDKIVLTKVKDFMAGEHDEIIENFDLSDKSGNRIFFLSLSKIVLGDENQVLILLSDVTDVVDAQKVALWKDIATKIAHEVKNPLTPIKLMAERVKRRVSKMGDVESRNIINECMDIVITESENLRELIEEFNMFARLPKADKHVVNLLSLLNDTISLYKETYRNILFNINCESKIEINIDKLQFRRVFQNIILNAVYIIGAENGIISIEVLEINDNIEIYIRDNGTGIDENDIPNLFKPYFSRRQGGTGLGLAIVKKIVEEHSGTITADNNDAGGAYFKIILPRGL encoded by the coding sequence ATGACTATATTTGATAAATTTAAAACAAACCTTTTAAACTTTATTAAATTTTTAACATCACCATCTTATGGTGATGTTAAGGTTAAATTAAGAAGATACTTAATATATTTTCTTATTGTTGTAGTTATTAATATTATTGCAGGCAAAAATATTACCCATTTAGGTTATCCTTTATCTTCTAATATTTCTATGTTTTTACTGCTTAATATTAATATTATTTTAGTCATAGTGCTGCTTTTATTAATTTTTAGAAATTTGGTAAAAATTTTATCAGAACAGCGTGGCACTTTAAAAATAAAGCTTTTAATATTTTCTCTTGTTGTAACAATTTTTCCTGTAACTATTATATTTATCTATTCCAGCCAGCTTTTGAATGACAGTATTAATAAATGGTTTGCAAATCAAGTTAGCGGCATAGTTAATAAGTCAGGTGTTTTAGTGAATGATTTTAGACATTATGAACAGCAGGAGCTGAATAATTATCTAAATTATTTTCAATCATTACTTACTGAAAAAAAATTGTTTTCTTCTCATAAAATTAAAAGCTATTCTAATGATATTTGCAGATATGTATATAACAATATATTTACAAGTATTATCGTTTTTGATAAGGATAATAATATAATCTTAAATTGTAATAATTCTTATGATACTTATCTTTTGGAAAAACTTTTAACTCACAGGCAGGAATTAGAAAGAGATAAATATATATATGGTTATCAAGATATTGCTCGCGGTATTCACTGGGCAGGAAGTTATACAGATAATCAGTTTGAGCAGCAGGGCGGTATATTGATTTTAAAATATACATCACCTTTATTATATAATGATTTGGGAGCTATTCAAAAAGATTTAAATACATATAATCAAAATTTATATTTTGCATATCCTATTAAAAATTCAAGTATTATGCAGCTTTTACAAATATCTTTACTGCTGCTTTTTTCATCTATCTGGATAAGTATGCTTTTTGCAAGAAGTATCACAAAACCGATTGAAGAGCTTGCAAAGGCAAGTCAGAAAATATCAAGTGGTAATTTTGATGTGACTGTTAAAGAGTATGCTGGTGGTGAGATAGGTGATTTAGTTACTGCATTTAACAGTATGACAGCCCAAATGAAAACATATACTACAGAACTTTATTCTAAAAATATAGTTTTATCAGAAATGTTTGAGCAGATTTCAAGGGATAATATGTATATAGATGCAATATTTAAAAATGTTGATTCATCTATTATACTTGTTTCAAATGATTTTCAGATATTAAAATCAAATATTAAGGCTGATATTTTTATAGGTGATAACCGTGCTGCTTTTGATAAAATAGTTTTAACCAAAGTAAAAGATTTTATGGCAGGTGAACATGATGAAATAATAGAAAACTTTGATTTATCAGATAAAAGTGGTAATAGAATTTTCTTTTTAAGTTTATCCAAAATTGTTTTAGGTGATGAAAATCAGGTATTAATATTATTAAGTGATGTAACGGATGTTGTTGATGCTCAAAAAGTTGCTTTATGGAAAGATATTGCAACTAAAATAGCTCATGAAGTGAAAAATCCACTTACTCCAATAAAGCTCATGGCAGAAAGGGTTAAACGGAGAGTATCAAAAATGGGAGATGTTGAAAGCAGGAATATAATAAATGAATGTATGGATATAGTTATTACAGAATCAGAAAATTTAAGAGAACTAATAGAAGAGTTTAATATGTTTGCAAGGCTTCCAAAAGCAGATAAGCATGTAGTAAATCTTTTATCGCTTCTTAATGATACAATATCATTATATAAAGAAACATACAGAAATATTTTGTTTAATATTAACTGCGAAAGTAAAATAGAAATTAATATAGACAAACTGCAGTTTAGACGAGTGTTTCAAAATATTATTTTAAATGCTGTTTATATTATTGGTGCAGAAAATGGAATAATAAGTATTGAAGTATTAGAAATAAATGATAATATAGAAATATATATCAGGGATAATGGAACAGGGATAGATGAAAATGATATACCTAATTTATTTAAACCATATTTCAGCAGGCGTCAGGGTGGAACAGGGCTTGGTCTTGCAATAGTTAAAAAAATCGTAGAAGAACATTCTGGCACAATTACTGCAGACAATAACGATGCAGGTGGTGCATATTTTAAAATAATACTTCCAAGAGGATTATAA
- a CDS encoding 2-hydroxyacyl-CoA dehydratase family protein has translation MKRIGFTTTIPVEFILAGGNIPVDLNNIFVCSPNPNSLIDEAQNDGLPRNCCSWIKGLYSVAVKEKAVDEIISVTNGDCSNTHALTELYSANNIKVYPFAYPYEEKEPYTALKNQMLALGSALNVTFDDVYECCKITDKVRKKLKQIDEMTVQGYITGFENHLYLVSSTDFNSDIDKFSKDADELIEKAYKRNIEDKYIRLGCIGVPTINPAMYDFIESKNCKIVFNEVQRQFSIPSENPDYVKRYLEYTYPYGVIDRINDIKQQIKERKIDGLIHYVQSFCYRQIQDILIKKHIDIPVLTIEGDSPGDIDGRTKIRIDSFIEMLEMKKRKRSI, from the coding sequence TTGAAAAGAATTGGATTTACTACAACTATTCCTGTAGAGTTTATACTTGCAGGTGGCAATATTCCTGTTGATTTAAACAATATTTTTGTATGCAGTCCTAACCCAAACAGTTTAATTGATGAGGCACAAAATGATGGTCTGCCTAGAAACTGCTGTTCATGGATAAAAGGTCTTTATTCTGTTGCTGTTAAAGAAAAAGCAGTTGATGAAATAATATCTGTTACAAATGGTGACTGCAGCAATACACATGCTTTAACTGAGCTTTATTCTGCAAATAATATTAAAGTTTACCCTTTTGCCTATCCTTATGAAGAAAAAGAGCCTTATACTGCCCTAAAAAATCAAATGCTTGCATTAGGCAGTGCTTTAAATGTTACTTTTGATGATGTATATGAATGCTGTAAAATAACAGATAAAGTCCGTAAAAAATTAAAACAAATAGATGAAATGACAGTTCAAGGCTATATTACTGGATTTGAAAACCATTTATATCTTGTATCTTCTACTGATTTTAACAGTGATATAGATAAATTTTCAAAAGATGCTGATGAGTTAATAGAAAAAGCATATAAAAGAAACATTGAAGACAAATATATAAGACTTGGCTGTATTGGTGTGCCTACAATTAACCCTGCAATGTATGATTTTATAGAAAGTAAAAACTGTAAAATAGTTTTTAATGAAGTGCAGCGTCAATTTAGTATTCCGTCAGAAAACCCTGACTATGTCAAAAGATATTTAGAATATACATATCCTTATGGAGTAATAGATAGAATAAATGATATAAAACAGCAGATAAAAGAAAGAAAAATTGATGGATTAATCCACTATGTTCAGTCTTTTTGTTATAGACAGATACAAGATATTCTAATAAAAAAACATATAGATATTCCTGTTTTAACTATTGAAGGTGATAGTCCTGGAGATATAGACGGCAGAACAAAAATACGCATTGATTCATTTATAGAAATGCTTGAAATGAAAAAGAGAAAGAGAAGTATATGA
- a CDS encoding acyl-CoA dehydratase activase: MKNIGIDLGSRYVKLVKESNGSIEYNIFDTVSFYKQFIARNGAETYIDTNKLGLSDDYKIVATGYGRNLMSFSNVEIISEIKAHFRGALKQTGNDSFILIDIGGQDSKVILGKEGYIEDFIMNDKCAASTGRFAENACSVLGISIDELSKMQHNPANLSSTCAVFCESELIGLMASGVEIESIAAGINKSIAKRLLPLIKSFQADTIYASGGVANNKSLILFISQLIGKNVTPLNNPQFNGALGCLPL; the protein is encoded by the coding sequence ATGAAAAATATTGGTATAGATTTAGGTTCAAGATATGTTAAACTTGTTAAAGAAAGTAACGGAAGTATAGAATATAATATTTTTGATACGGTAAGTTTTTATAAACAGTTTATAGCAAGAAACGGAGCAGAAACATATATAGATACTAACAAACTTGGTCTTAGTGATGATTATAAAATTGTAGCTACAGGATATGGCAGAAATTTAATGTCATTTTCTAATGTTGAAATAATATCAGAAATCAAAGCCCATTTCAGGGGAGCTTTAAAGCAGACTGGTAATGACAGCTTTATTTTAATAGATATTGGCGGACAAGACAGTAAAGTTATACTTGGAAAAGAAGGATATATAGAAGATTTTATTATGAATGATAAATGTGCAGCAAGCACAGGAAGATTTGCTGAAAATGCATGCTCAGTATTAGGAATAAGTATAGATGAACTGTCAAAAATGCAGCATAATCCTGCAAACCTTTCAAGCACATGTGCAGTATTTTGTGAAAGTGAGCTTATTGGACTTATGGCATCAGGAGTTGAAATAGAAAGTATAGCTGCAGGGATAAATAAATCTATTGCTAAACGGCTTTTGCCATTGATAAAATCATTTCAAGCTGATACAATATATGCTTCTGGTGGGGTAGCAAATAATAAAAGCTTAATATTATTTATTTCTCAACTTATAGGCAAAAATGTAACACCGCTTAATAATCCGCAGTTTAATGGAGCATTAGGCTGTCTGCCGTTATAG